In Solimonas sp. K1W22B-7, the DNA window GCTCGGCGCGGTCGGGCCGGCGGTTCAACACCAGGATGATGCCGACCAGCCCGGTCAGCGAAGCGATGGCCACCGGCGTGAAGAACAGCCAGAACCCGGTGCTGAGCAGCGATTCCGGATGGTTGAACACGCGCAGGAAACTGTCGACGCGCAGTTGCGGCCACTGCAGCGCGAACAGGCCGTAGGCGATACCGGAGAGTTGGCCGATGCGCAGGACGCGATCGCCGAAGGCGACGTTGATCTCCGGTGCCGCCGGAATGGTGCGGCGCACGCGCAGGATCCACTCCAGGATCGCAACGATGGCCAGTGCCTCGGGCCAGGCCAGCCAGCCGGACCAGCTCGGCGCACTCAGCGGATCGCCGATGTAGCGCACGTTGAGGTAGATGCTGATGCCGATCAGGCCCAGGCCGGCGCCGAGCGCCCGCGACGTCGCCGAACGGCGGTCGGCCGAGACGAAGGCCAGGCCCATGCCGAGGGCGACGATCGAGACCAGGATATGGGGCGTGAACTCGCTCATCGGCGGCCATTATGGGGTCCGGCACCCCTGCCCGGCGCGCCTTGCCTCCCGTCCCGGCCACCGGCCGTCAGGGCCGGGCCACGCCCCATTTTGCCCAAATTTGGTGCAAAACCCCGGCCAACTTCGTCCCCGAGGCTGTCAGCCAGGGCGGAACTCCTTGAAAAGCTCGGAAAAACCCGGGGAGTGCTTATTTTTTGCCCAAGCAGCCCAAGGGCAATTTTTTTATTGTTGACGGGTACTTGACAACTGTTGTTGATGTTGCATGTAAAGAATTTATTGCTTGCAATCTTTTCTCACATGTTCTTAAATGTTTACACATCTACGAAATTCCGCCCGATACTCACGATTCCACTGGATCGATGGACGAGCACAGCAAATCCGAACGCATCATACAGCTCGCCCAGAAGCTCGGCGTTCTGCGTCCGAAGGATTTGGTGCCGCACGGAATCCAGGCGGAATACCTGCGTCGTCTCTGCGACAAGGGACTGATCAAGAAAGTCGGACGCGGCAGCTACGTGCTCGCCGACACTGACGTCAACGCCAACGTTTCTCTGGCCATCGTCGGACGCGCGGTTCCCAACGGCGTGATCTGCCTGCGTTCTGCACTGGCCTTCCACGGCATCGGCGAGCAGAACAACGACGAAGTGTATGTCGCGATCGAACGGCGCGCCGCGCGCCCGCGCGTCGACTACCCCGAGATCAAGGTCGCGCGTCTCGGCGGACCCGCATTCACCGAGGGCGTGGAGACGCACGTGGTGGAAAACGTCAAGGTTCGCGTCTACAGTCTGGAGAAGACGCTCGCCGACCTGTTCAAGTTCCGCAACAAGATCGGGCCGCATATCGCGGTCGATGCCTTGCGCTCGGCGATGAACGAACGCAGCCTGAACATGAAGAAGCTCTGGCACTTCGCCAAGCTGTGCCGCGTCGAGCGCGTGATGAAGCCCTACGTGGACGCCCTCGCCCACTGAAGTCCCCTGCGGCGCGCCGCTACGCCCCAGGCCCGCCCGTGCGGGCTTTTTCGTTGATGGAGACGCAGAGAAGATGCGCACCACCCTGATCGCCCTCGCCGTCCTGGCCTCCGGCACGGCCTATGCCGAACCCGCGCCGCCGGCAATTTCGTCGGAGACCCGGCAGCCCGCCAGGGAAATCGGGGACCCGGAGGCGACACTGGACTCGCCCACGCCGGACATCCAGGGCGACGAGCTGCCGGTGATCACCCTCATCCCGAAGAAGACCGAGGAAGAGAACGCGCTGCTGTTCGAGAACCTGCGGCGCGACCCGGTGGTGTTCGCCCTGGTGGCGGAGAAGCCGGGCCTGTCCTTCCACCGGCCGATGTTCCTGCTGCCGATCAGCTGGGCCGAGGGCCTGTCCGAGGAGAACAAGCAGGCGGAGACCTTCTTCCAGATCAGCTTCAAGCAGCGCGTGCTGGATACGAACTTCTACTTCGCCTACTCGCAGAAGTCGTTCTGGCAGGTCTACGACGCCAACCGCTCGCGTCCTTTCCGCGAGACCAACTACAACCCCGAGGTGTTCTACCGCTGGAAGCCCAATGACCGCACCAAGGTCTGGGGCCTGGACGTCGGCGCCGAGCACGAGTCCAACGGCAAGGAGATCCCGGACTCGCGCAGCTGGAACCGCATCTCTGTCGCCGGCTTCTACGAGGGCAACCAGACCCTGGCGCACCTCAAGCTCTGGTATCGCCTGCCGGAAGATGAGGGCCGCCCGGTGGACGATCCCAAGCGCGACGACAATCCGGACATCGAGGACTATTACGGCTACGGCGAATTCCAGCTGCAGCGCAACCTCTTCGGCGCCCGCCGCCACCGCATCGGCCTGCTGACCCGCCTCAACCCGGGTACCGGCAAGGGCGCGATCAACCTCAACTACAGCGCGCCGCTGTCGAACTACGCGTTCTGGAACCTGTATCTCTGGCACGGCTACGGCGAGAGCCTGATCGACTACAACCGCGAGGTGACGCGGGCGGGGATCGGGGTGAGTTTCTCGCGGTGAAGCCCCGAGCAGCGTGGAGGGCCCCATGCGAAGCATGGGATCTTAGCGTCGCGAGTGGGCGTTAGGCGTTACCGACACTTCCACAAATCACTGCCGGTCGAGAACCCAAAGATCGAAGAACACCCTCTCCCGCTGGCGGGAGAGGGCTGGCGAGGGCATGGATGCCCGAGGTAGGGCAACGCATGGAGCAGTTGCCGCGGTGAGGGTGGTGCGTGATGAAACCCACTGAGGTGCATCGACGGTGCCAGATCGAGTCTGTAGGGCGCGCACCCTACGCCTGACAAAAGGACAGTCTGTAGGGTGCGCACCGCGCACCGTCGATCCTGGTGAAGTCCGCTCCGCGTGCGCGATGCGCACCCTGCGCCTGACAAAAGGACAACCCGATGAACGGCAAGGTCGCGAGCAAGCTCGCTCCTGCATGTGCGCAGCGAGCCAAGCACTCATATATATGAGTACTACCGCACTGCCGCGCTCAGCTTCCCCAGCGCCCCGCGATACTCCTCCGGCTGGAAGCGATCACGATTCTTCACCGAGTCGTACAGCGCATCGGTCGCGCCCTTGAGCGCCGCCGCGTTGCCACCGCGCTCGCCGATCGCCGCCGCCAGCACCTGCGCCGCCATCGCCGTCTGCTGCGCGTAGTAGAAATCGCCGCCCTGCGCGCTCTCCGCGTTCTGCGCGACGCGGCGCAGGACCTGGCGCAGCTGCGCGGCGTCGGGCGAACCCTGGCGCAGGCGGCCCCAGGCCTCGCGCTGCAGCCAGCCGCGCAATTCGCCGGCCTGCGCGCGCAGGCGCGAGGCGTCGGTTTCGTACTGCTTGTAGAGGCGCTCGCGCTGCACCGTCATCACGTCGGCCAGGCCCGGCGACATCACGCCGGCCCAGGCCTGTACCAGCACCAGCGGCTGGTCGGCCAGCGGCACCTGGCCCGGCGACAGGCCCGGCGCGCGGCCGGCATGCCAGCGGTTGGCGTTCATCGAGTGGTGGCAGGCGTCGCAATCGAAAAGGGCCAGCTCCGGAAACAGGCCATGGCCCAGTGCGCCGCTTTCCAGCCGCGCCAGCCAGGCATCGGTCGCAGCGATCTGGCCTTCCAGCCAGTTGCTGGCGGTGTCCGCCACCGGCTTGCGCTTGCGGTAGTCGGCGTCGACGTCCCAATGCGGCGGCATCAGCGCGGTGAAAGTGTCGAGCTCGAACAGCAGCGGCGGATGGCCGGCCGCCATGATCGCGTGGGTCATCGGGTGGCTCGTGTCACCCAGATGACAGCTGGTGCAGAGCTGGCCGCGAACCCTGGCATCCCAGGTGGCGGTCATGCCGTGCGCCCGCTTCTCCTCCGGGGTCTTGAGGCTGTTGACGTGTTCGGCGATCCAGCGCTCGGAAGCGCCATGGCAGGCTTCGCAGGCGATGCCGTCTTCGTTCTGGAACCGGGGCCCGCGCGCCTCGGCAGGCGGCACATGCGCGTGGCAGACCAGGCAACCCTGGGCTTCGTGCGGGGCGGCCCAGCCGAGCTGGCCGGTGATGCGGCGCGCACGCTCGGTAAACAGCGTCTTCCAGGCCGAGCCATGCGCGTCCTTGCGCTGCCAGACGAAGTATTCGTCCTGGCGGATCTGGCGATCGGCGAAGGGGCGGATGGAACCGTGGCAGGTGCTGCCGGCGCAATCGGCTACGCCGAGGTTGCGATCGGGCGCCGGGGCGGCAGCGGCAGGCAACAGCGCCGACAACACCACCGCAAGGCTGACCGCGAGTAATTGGCGTCGCATGGATCGTTCCCCCGATCTGCAGCTGGCTGCGAAGCAATATAAACGCAGTAGCCTCGCCCCACTACTCCCCGCCTCACGACTTGCTGCGAATAAATCGCATCCGGCGTGCGCAGCATCACAAACAATGTCCTGAAACCCCCCAAAACATGCGAACTGCGTACTGGCGCGCGTCGTTGGAATAGCTCTAAAGTAGGCCTCACGTCGCCAGCCGAGCCACATAAGAGCCAGGCCATGGTCCCAGGGAACGTCAAGATTGCGATTGTCGGGTCCGGCCCCGCCGGGCTGTCCGCCGCCGCGCACGCCGCGGAACTCGGCATCTCGCACGTGCTGCTGGAAGCCGAGAGCTGGCTTTCCAACACGATCTACCGATACCAGAAGGGCAAGCACGTCATGGCCGAGCCAGACGTGCTGCCGCTGCGCTCGCCGCTGGAGTTCACCGCCGGCAAGCGCGAGGCGATCCTCGGCAGCTGGAATGAAGGCACGAGCAAGCTGGGCGTCACCGTGGCGCACCGCGCGCGCGTCAGCGCCATCAGTGGCCAGAAGGGCGCATTCACCATCAGCCTCGACGGCGGCGGCACGCTGCTGGCCGAATACGTGGTGCTGGGCATCGGCCTGCAGGGCAACCTGCGCAAGCTCGGCTGTCCCGGAGAGGACCTGGAGTGGGTGCAGTACCAGCTCGACGATCCGGACGAGTACAAGGGCGAGACCATCGTCATCGTCGGGGCCGGCGACGCCGCCATCGAGAACGCCATCGCCCTGGCCGAAAACAACAAGGTCTACATCCTCAACCGCCGCGACGAGTTCGACCGCGCCAAGCCCGGCAACCTCTCGGGCATATTGAAGGCGATCGAGGACGGCAAGCTCACCTGCCTGTACAACACCAAGCCGCTGTCCGCGGATACCACCGCGGAGGGCAAGCGCCTGCGCGTGGCCACCAACGACGGCGAGACCGAGCTGGCGGTGGACCGCATCATCGCGCGCCTGGGCGCGACCCCGCCGCGCGCCTTCGTCGAGAGTACCGGCATCACCTTCCCCAGCAAGGACCCGAACAGCGTGCCGGCGGTATCGCCGCAGTACGAGTCCAACGTGGAGGGCATGTACATCATCGGCGCGCTGGCCGGCTTCCCGCTGATCAAGCAGGCGATGAACCAGGGCTACGAGGTCATCGAGTTCATCGAGGGCCGCAAGGTCGAGCCGGCCGACACGCCGCTGCTGCGCGAGAAGTTCGCGGTGCTGCCGGAGATCACCGACATCGACGAGGCGCTGGCGACGATGCAGCGCCGCGTGCCGATCCTCAAGCAGCTGACGCCGCTGCAGCTGCGCGAGTTCATGATCGATTCCGACATCCGCGCGCCGGCCGACGGCGAGATCATCTTCGAGTTGAACGACTACACCGACACCTTCTTCTCGGTGGTGTCCGGCACCGCCGAGATCGAGATCGACCCTGGCGATCCATCCAAGAAGATCACGCTCGGCAAGGGCGACTTCTTCGGCGAGTGGAGCCTGATCTCCGGCCGCCGCCGCTCGGCGACGGTGCGCGCCAAGGAGCAATGCGTACTGATCGAGACGCCGCGGCGCTCGATGAACAAGCTGATCGCCTCGGTGGCGGCGGTCAAGCGCATCATCGACGAGGTGTTCCTGCGTCGCATCATCCAGGGCAAGATCGCGCCGACACTGCCGCCGGAGGAGCTCGCCGACCTGGTCGGCAGCGCCGAGGTGCGGCACTACCGGGCCGGCGAGGTGCTGTTCAGCGAGGGCGACGCCGGTGACGCGCTGCACCTGATCCGCAAGGGCTCGGTCACCATTGCCCGCGAGATCGGCGGCAAGGACGTGGTGCTGGCCTATGTGCCGGCCGGCCAGTACGTCGGCGAGATGGCCCTGGTCAGCGACCTGCCGCGCTCCGCCACGGCGCGGGCGGCGGTGGCCACGGAGACCATCCGCCTCGACGGCACCGCCTTCAAGTCGCTGATGATGCGCCGCACGCAGGTGCGCGACCGCGTGCAGGAGGTCTACCGCATGCGCGTCGCCCAGAACGTGGTGGCGCAGTCCAAGCCCATGGGCGACGTGCTCGAGTTCATGATGTCGCAGGGCCTGGGCGAGGCCACCGACGTGCTGCTGATCGACGAGGCGCTGTGCGTGCGCTGCGACCAGTGCGAGAAGGCCTGTTCCGACACCCATGGCAACGTCAGCCGCCTCAAGCGCGAGGCCGGACCGACCTTCAACACCCTGCACGTGCCGACCTCCTGCCGCCACTGCGAGCACCCGCACTGCATGAAGGACTGCCCGCCGGACGCGATCAAGCGCGCCCCCAACGGCGAGGTCCACATCACCGATGCCTGCATCGGCTGCGGCAATTGCGAGCGCAACTGCCCCTACGGCGTGATCCAGATGGGCATCCAGAGCAAGACCCGGCCGAGCCTGTGGCGCTGGATGCTGTTCGGCGGCGAAGAGCCGGGGCGTTACCACCCGGCGAAGAAGGACAAGAGCGCCAAGAAGGCCGCCAAGTGCGACATGTGCAAGGACCTCGACGGCGGACCGGCCTGCGTGCGCGCCTGCCCCACCGGCGCGGCGATGCGCGCCAGCCCCGAGCAGTTCGTGCGGCTCTACCGCGGAGGGCATTAGGCCATGGCCGCGACTCCGCATGGCAGCTTCCTGCGCTACGAAGGCTACCGCTACCTCAAGTTCGCCAGCGCGCTGTGCATCCTCTCCATCCTGCTCTACTGGTGGCATGACCCGCAGGACGGCCCCAACGGCGGCACCTGGCTGGGCTACACGCTGGGAACCCTCGGTGCCGGCCTGATCGCCTGGCTGGCCTGGCTCGGCGTGCGCAAGCGCCGCTACAGCTCGACGCTGGGCACGGTGAAGGGCTGGCTTTCCGCCCATGTCTACCTGGGCCTGGCGCTGATCACGGTCGCCACGCTGCACACCGGCTTCCAGTTCGGCTGGAACATCCACACGCTGGCCTACACGCTGATGATGATCGTGATCCTGAGCGGCATCTTCGGCATCGCCGCCTATGCGCGCATGCCGACGCTGATCACCGAGAACATGGGCGACTCCGACCGCGAGACGCTGATCGACGAGATCCTGGACCTCAACCAGCAGGCGCTGAAGATCGCCGACCAGCTCGGCCCCGAGGTGCACCGCATCACCGCGCGCTCGACCGAGCGCATGCGCATCGGCGGCAACCTGCGCGACCAGCTGTTCGGCCCGCTGCCTCCGGGCCGGCGCGTGATCGACGAGCTGCGCAAGCTCATGGCCGACAAGCAGCGCGCCGCCAACAGCGAAGGCTTCGACCCGAACAGCTCGGCCACGGTCATGTTCATGGCCGGCGAACTGGCGCAGGCCAGGAAGAGCGGCGAGGCTGCCGAGAAGACGCGCCAGCTGATGGAGATCATCAGCCGCCGCAACTCGCTGATCGTGCGCGTCAACCGCGACATCCTGCTGCACGCGCAGATGCAGATCTGGCTGTACTTCCACGTGCCGCTGACGGTCGCGCTGCTGGCGGCGCTGACCGCCCACATCGTTTCGGTCTTCATCTACTGGTAGCCCGCCATGCGCGTCCTGCTCAGGAGCTTTCAGCAACAGGGCGACCAGCGCATCGCGACCGAGCGCGGCCTGATCGGCGAACGACTGACGATCGGTCGCGGCACCAACCAGGACGTCTACACGCCGGACCTGCGCGCCGCGCTGGCGCATGCCGAGATCGTGCACGACCGCCGCGGCCCCCTGCTGATGTCCAAGACCGCCAACGGCGTCTGGGTCAATGGCTCGCCGGTGGAAAACGCCAAGCTGGAAAAGGGCGACGTCATCGAGATCGGCCGCTTCCGCCTGGAAGTGCTGGCGGTGGGCGGCGTGCCGGAACTGGTGCTGGGCTACGAGGAAAGGCTGACCCAGGCCGCGGATATCCAGCAGCGCAAGGCCTCCTACCAGACCCGTCTCGACCAGACCGGCCTGTCGCTGCGGCGCCTGGCCTGGGGCCTGATGGTCCTGATGCTGCTGGTCGGCCTGCTGCTGCCGCTGGGCCTGCGCTATGGCAGCAGCCACGCCGGCGACAGCCCGCGCGAGCGTGCCGCCGGGCAGCGCGCCAATCCGCTGGACGACTCGATCTGGCTTTCCGGGCCGGTCAGCAGCGCGCACCGCTACTTCGTCGAGGACTGCGCGGCCTGCCACGAAAAGCCATTCCGGCAGGTGCGCGACAGCGCCTGCATGGCCTGCCACAAGGACATGAAGCAGCACAGCGACGACACGGCCATGCTGTCGCACCCGGTGTTCGCCGGCCAGGAATGCACCGATTGCCACCGCGAGCACAACGGCACGCAGGGCATCAACGCGCAGTCGCTGACGCTGTGCACCGATTGCCATGCCGATCCGGACAAGGAATTCGCCTCGGCCAGGCTGCCGCCGGCATCGAGCTTCAGCAAGGCGCACCCGGAGTTCGCGCCGCGCGTGGCGGTGTTCGACGCCAAGGGCGGCAGGTTCATGTTCACCAAGCAGCGCGAAGCCCCGGCGCAGCTGCGCGAGGCGACCAACCTGGTCTACCCGCATGACGTGCACCTCAACCCCAAGGGCATCGACTCGCCCGAGGGCAAGGTGGTGATGAAGTGCGCCGACTGTCACCAGCCCGACTCGCGCGGCGTCAGCTTCGAGCCGGTGAACATGGAGAAGCACTGCGCCAGCTGCCACCGCCTGGACTTCGACCCGGACGACCCGGCGCGCGAGCTGCCGCATGGCCGGCCCGAGCAGATCCAGGGCGTGGTCCGCGACTACTACTACGCCAAGGCCCTGCAGGGCGGCGTCGGCGTCGGCAAGGCGCCGGCCGTGGTGCGCGAACGCCGCCGCCCCGGCGAGACCCTGCCCCCCGGTGGCGCCCGCGCCGCGCTGGACTGGGCCGACGCCCGCGCGCACCAGACCATGGTCGACGTGTTCGAGCGCCGCACCTGCCATTACTGCCACCAGGTTCAGCGCAGCGACGACCCGGCGATGCCCTGGACCGTGGCGCC includes these proteins:
- a CDS encoding multiheme c-type cytochrome → MRRQLLAVSLAVVLSALLPAAAAPAPDRNLGVADCAGSTCHGSIRPFADRQIRQDEYFVWQRKDAHGSAWKTLFTERARRITGQLGWAAPHEAQGCLVCHAHVPPAEARGPRFQNEDGIACEACHGASERWIAEHVNSLKTPEEKRAHGMTATWDARVRGQLCTSCHLGDTSHPMTHAIMAAGHPPLLFELDTFTALMPPHWDVDADYRKRKPVADTASNWLEGQIAATDAWLARLESGALGHGLFPELALFDCDACHHSMNANRWHAGRAPGLSPGQVPLADQPLVLVQAWAGVMSPGLADVMTVQRERLYKQYETDASRLRAQAGELRGWLQREAWGRLRQGSPDAAQLRQVLRRVAQNAESAQGGDFYYAQQTAMAAQVLAAAIGERGGNAAALKGATDALYDSVKNRDRFQPEEYRGALGKLSAAVR
- a CDS encoding cyclic nucleotide-binding domain-containing protein gives rise to the protein MVPGNVKIAIVGSGPAGLSAAAHAAELGISHVLLEAESWLSNTIYRYQKGKHVMAEPDVLPLRSPLEFTAGKREAILGSWNEGTSKLGVTVAHRARVSAISGQKGAFTISLDGGGTLLAEYVVLGIGLQGNLRKLGCPGEDLEWVQYQLDDPDEYKGETIVIVGAGDAAIENAIALAENNKVYILNRRDEFDRAKPGNLSGILKAIEDGKLTCLYNTKPLSADTTAEGKRLRVATNDGETELAVDRIIARLGATPPRAFVESTGITFPSKDPNSVPAVSPQYESNVEGMYIIGALAGFPLIKQAMNQGYEVIEFIEGRKVEPADTPLLREKFAVLPEITDIDEALATMQRRVPILKQLTPLQLREFMIDSDIRAPADGEIIFELNDYTDTFFSVVSGTAEIEIDPGDPSKKITLGKGDFFGEWSLISGRRRSATVRAKEQCVLIETPRRSMNKLIASVAAVKRIIDEVFLRRIIQGKIAPTLPPEELADLVGSAEVRHYRAGEVLFSEGDAGDALHLIRKGSVTIAREIGGKDVVLAYVPAGQYVGEMALVSDLPRSATARAAVATETIRLDGTAFKSLMMRRTQVRDRVQEVYRMRVAQNVVAQSKPMGDVLEFMMSQGLGEATDVLLIDEALCVRCDQCEKACSDTHGNVSRLKREAGPTFNTLHVPTSCRHCEHPHCMKDCPPDAIKRAPNGEVHITDACIGCGNCERNCPYGVIQMGIQSKTRPSLWRWMLFGGEEPGRYHPAKKDKSAKKAAKCDMCKDLDGGPACVRACPTGAAMRASPEQFVRLYRGGH
- a CDS encoding cytochrome c3 family protein, whose protein sequence is MRVLLRSFQQQGDQRIATERGLIGERLTIGRGTNQDVYTPDLRAALAHAEIVHDRRGPLLMSKTANGVWVNGSPVENAKLEKGDVIEIGRFRLEVLAVGGVPELVLGYEERLTQAADIQQRKASYQTRLDQTGLSLRRLAWGLMVLMLLVGLLLPLGLRYGSSHAGDSPRERAAGQRANPLDDSIWLSGPVSSAHRYFVEDCAACHEKPFRQVRDSACMACHKDMKQHSDDTAMLSHPVFAGQECTDCHREHNGTQGINAQSLTLCTDCHADPDKEFASARLPPASSFSKAHPEFAPRVAVFDAKGGRFMFTKQREAPAQLREATNLVYPHDVHLNPKGIDSPEGKVVMKCADCHQPDSRGVSFEPVNMEKHCASCHRLDFDPDDPARELPHGRPEQIQGVVRDYYYAKALQGGVGVGKAPAVVRERRRPGETLPPGGARAALDWADARAHQTMVDVFERRTCHYCHQVQRSDDPAMPWTVAPVNLQEHALDGARFDHAAHKAQDCGDCHAADKSKISAEVLLPDLNSCRDCHGDTGSTSQVPSDCTLCHRFHIAETHHFGGMPATKLPATHPAVPPKAPAAVPAKPEPAKPAPAQGKKP
- a CDS encoding type IV toxin-antitoxin system AbiEi family antitoxin domain-containing protein; protein product: MDEHSKSERIIQLAQKLGVLRPKDLVPHGIQAEYLRRLCDKGLIKKVGRGSYVLADTDVNANVSLAIVGRAVPNGVICLRSALAFHGIGEQNNDEVYVAIERRAARPRVDYPEIKVARLGGPAFTEGVETHVVENVKVRVYSLEKTLADLFKFRNKIGPHIAVDALRSAMNERSLNMKKLWHFAKLCRVERVMKPYVDALAH
- a CDS encoding phospholipase A; translated protein: MRTTLIALAVLASGTAYAEPAPPAISSETRQPAREIGDPEATLDSPTPDIQGDELPVITLIPKKTEEENALLFENLRRDPVVFALVAEKPGLSFHRPMFLLPISWAEGLSEENKQAETFFQISFKQRVLDTNFYFAYSQKSFWQVYDANRSRPFRETNYNPEVFYRWKPNDRTKVWGLDVGAEHESNGKEIPDSRSWNRISVAGFYEGNQTLAHLKLWYRLPEDEGRPVDDPKRDDNPDIEDYYGYGEFQLQRNLFGARRHRIGLLTRLNPGTGKGAINLNYSAPLSNYAFWNLYLWHGYGESLIDYNREVTRAGIGVSFSR